A window from Candidatus Amarolinea dominans encodes these proteins:
- a CDS encoding PD40 domain-containing protein, with the protein MNMRFSVSDWQFSRWLLLLTTILLMGACVPSTPPPALTSSSGRPTETPTAAGRDTQAPTIAPATPTKAASVTPTSDLALSIATPSLAPLSGRFVFEHGGNLSIVNASCVQRAGTCERESVRLTNVPDGFEVAGSWDLTASPDGNKIAFVYRKYDTTTTLETGDIYVLDIAECVAIEGGCPPERFVRLTTDPGKDSSPAWSLEGDKIIFTRQDLGPYSYGRHLLYEMKPDGSQQQLLMSEARQHDLGPHQVSWSPDGTRLVMSAYGDTRLPVIFVLRLSDFQLQQITHLPSEPDEGQHSRPRWSPRGDKIVFEGDQFFDFGGYLINPDGTGLTRLPLDNGPTRFAWSPDASKFIYAGSCKPNGTCLFLANADGSEPQQLTQHWAPTATLWLP; encoded by the coding sequence GTGAACATGCGATTTTCCGTATCTGACTGGCAGTTCAGCCGCTGGCTACTGCTTCTTACTACGATCTTGCTCATGGGGGCATGTGTTCCCTCTACACCACCGCCAGCGTTAACATCGTCTTCTGGTCGACCCACAGAGACGCCGACTGCCGCTGGCCGGGATACCCAAGCGCCAACCATTGCGCCCGCCACCCCAACAAAGGCGGCTTCCGTCACACCGACGAGCGATCTTGCTCTCTCTATCGCCACGCCATCTCTAGCGCCATTGAGTGGTCGTTTCGTATTTGAACATGGTGGTAATCTGTCTATTGTCAATGCAAGCTGTGTGCAGCGAGCAGGTACCTGTGAACGCGAGAGTGTCCGGTTAACAAACGTTCCAGACGGATTTGAGGTTGCTGGCTCTTGGGATCTGACAGCTTCTCCGGATGGTAATAAAATAGCCTTTGTTTACAGGAAATACGACACCACAACAACATTGGAAACGGGAGACATCTACGTCCTGGACATTGCAGAGTGCGTAGCGATTGAGGGGGGGTGCCCACCGGAACGTTTCGTGCGTCTCACCACAGACCCAGGCAAGGATTCTTCTCCCGCTTGGTCGCTGGAAGGCGACAAAATCATTTTTACGCGCCAGGATCTTGGGCCCTACAGCTATGGTAGACACTTGTTGTACGAGATGAAGCCAGATGGATCTCAGCAACAATTGTTGATGAGCGAAGCGCGACAGCATGACTTAGGGCCACACCAGGTTTCGTGGTCCCCAGATGGCACCCGGCTGGTTATGTCAGCGTATGGTGATACAAGGCTGCCAGTGATCTTTGTCTTGCGCCTGAGTGATTTTCAGTTACAGCAAATCACCCATCTGCCAAGCGAACCTGACGAGGGACAACACTCTCGGCCGCGTTGGTCGCCGCGCGGAGATAAGATTGTATTTGAAGGTGACCAGTTCTTCGATTTTGGCGGTTACCTCATCAATCCTGACGGTACTGGTTTGACTCGCCTACCCCTGGATAATGGACCTACCAGGTTCGCCTGGTCACCAGATGCGAGCAAGTTTATCTACGCAGGTTCGTGTAAACCGAACGGGACGTGTTTGTTTCTGGCCAACGCGGACGGTAGCGAGCCGCAACAACTGACGCAGCACTGGGCACCAACAGCAACGCTGTGGCTGCCCTGA
- a CDS encoding formate/nitrite transporter family protein yields MATEFDALVPADMAAKAETIGIKKAGMDLLTMFALSILAGAFIAMGAIFSTTSVAGMAGVTPYGIIRLVAGLTFTLGLILVVVAGAELFTGNNLIAMAWAGGKVSTGALLRNWVVVYAGNFVGSIATAYLMFLGRQYTFGGGAIGITALNTANAKTGYDFMQAFVLGIFCNALVCLAVWLCFSARSTTDKIMSIIPPIAAFVAAGFEHSIANMYFIPVGLFIQTDSAWLASLGDKAPKLANLTWSNFFINNLIPVTLGNIVGGALMVGLVYWFVYLRPKQMQTPQTAGKPLAAAK; encoded by the coding sequence ATGGCAACCGAATTCGATGCATTAGTTCCTGCGGACATGGCCGCGAAAGCCGAGACGATCGGCATCAAGAAGGCAGGCATGGACCTGCTGACGATGTTCGCCCTGTCAATCCTGGCCGGCGCCTTCATTGCGATGGGCGCCATCTTCTCGACTACCAGCGTGGCCGGCATGGCCGGTGTGACCCCCTACGGAATCATTCGCCTGGTGGCCGGGCTAACCTTCACCCTCGGCCTGATCCTGGTTGTCGTGGCCGGGGCGGAGCTCTTCACCGGCAACAACCTGATCGCCATGGCCTGGGCCGGCGGCAAGGTCAGCACCGGCGCGCTGCTGCGCAACTGGGTTGTGGTCTACGCCGGCAATTTTGTCGGCTCGATTGCCACGGCCTATCTGATGTTCCTGGGCAGGCAGTACACCTTCGGCGGCGGCGCGATTGGCATTACCGCGCTGAACACCGCCAACGCGAAGACAGGCTACGACTTCATGCAGGCTTTCGTCCTCGGCATCTTCTGCAACGCGCTGGTCTGCCTGGCCGTCTGGCTGTGCTTCAGCGCACGCAGCACCACCGACAAAATTATGAGCATCATCCCGCCGATTGCAGCCTTTGTCGCGGCCGGGTTCGAGCACAGCATCGCCAACATGTACTTCATCCCCGTGGGCCTGTTCATCCAGACCGACAGCGCCTGGCTGGCCTCCCTGGGCGATAAAGCGCCCAAGTTAGCCAATCTGACCTGGAGCAACTTCTTCATCAACAACCTGATCCCAGTCACATTGGGCAACATCGTCGGCGGCGCGCTGATGGTGGGACTGGTCTATTGGTTCGTCTATCTGCGGCCGAAGCAGATGCAGACGCCGCAGACGGCCGGCAAGCCGTTGGCGGCCGCGAAGTAA
- the fdhF gene encoding formate dehydrogenase subunit alpha, giving the protein MPTITLTIDGREVRVPQGISVLDAAHSAGIDIPVLCHHPALPPEGACRLCMVQVEGQRGLQPACTFPAAPGMVVQTETPQVVESRRFALNLLLSDHPLDCMTCDAAGDCLLQDLAYQYDVKESSFKGRQHDYAIDRSNPFIQVDRNKCILCRRCVRACNVINGVEAISVVYRGFDAHIAFGADQGMQDSPCEFCGSCVSVCPTAALMPKEAIGKGRTWEFEKTVTTCAYCGVGCQFEVNVKNGKVIKVTPSWDAAVNKGWTCVKGQFGYDYVNHPQRLTTPLIRRNGQLEPATWDEALDLVAGRLHQIRQESGPDSIAVLASAKATNEENYLLQKMARQVIGTNNVDHCARLUHSATVAGLATSFGSGAMTNSIEDVATQAKAYFVIGSNTTEQHPVIGMRLRQAVKQRGAKLIVADPRSIPLTDFATLHLRQRPGTDIALLNGMMYVLINEELYDKEFVSQRTENLEEMKAVVMKYPPEVASEITGVPAADIIEAAHILAANKPGALLYAMGITQHRTGTHNVMSCANLQMLLGNMGVPGGGVNPLRGQNNVQGACDMGGLPNVYSGYQQVAVDDVRKKFEGAWGVPLPPKPGLTVVEMMNAAEHGQIRAIYCMGENPVLTDPDSNHVRRCLTSLDLLVVQDIFLSETAALADVVLPVASFVEKDGTFTNTERRVQLVRRALPAPGQALADWEVVMALAQRLLALRTSGDGSGRPEGSHAGWEYLSPADIMDEIASLTPSYGGIHHWRLQKAGLQWPCPNDNHAGTPILHIGKFTRGLGRFSAVEHVPPAELPDAEFPLTLTTGRQLWHYHTGSMTRRSKGLNAQSPEGFVDINPEDAQPSAIHDGDWVQVISRRGELKTKAHITEDVPPGVVFMTFHFAEAPVNALTNPVLDPIAKIPEYKACAVAIKPVTNGYGNGTH; this is encoded by the coding sequence ATGCCAACCATTACGCTGACCATTGATGGCCGCGAGGTACGAGTGCCGCAGGGCATCTCTGTCCTCGATGCGGCGCACAGTGCGGGGATTGACATTCCCGTGCTGTGCCACCATCCGGCCCTGCCCCCGGAGGGCGCATGCCGCCTGTGCATGGTGCAGGTGGAAGGACAGCGCGGCCTGCAGCCGGCCTGCACCTTCCCCGCGGCGCCAGGCATGGTGGTGCAGACCGAAACCCCGCAGGTTGTCGAGTCGCGACGCTTTGCGCTCAACCTGCTCTTGTCCGATCACCCGCTCGACTGCATGACCTGCGACGCGGCCGGCGATTGTCTGCTGCAAGACCTGGCCTATCAGTATGACGTCAAAGAGAGCAGTTTCAAGGGGCGCCAGCACGACTACGCCATTGACCGCTCCAATCCGTTCATCCAGGTGGATCGCAACAAGTGCATCCTCTGCCGGCGCTGCGTGCGAGCCTGCAACGTCATCAACGGCGTGGAGGCGATCAGCGTGGTCTACCGCGGCTTCGATGCCCACATTGCCTTCGGCGCAGACCAGGGTATGCAGGACAGCCCGTGCGAGTTCTGCGGAAGCTGCGTCTCGGTCTGCCCCACGGCCGCGCTGATGCCCAAGGAGGCGATCGGCAAGGGGCGCACCTGGGAGTTCGAAAAGACGGTGACGACCTGCGCGTACTGCGGCGTCGGCTGCCAGTTCGAGGTCAACGTCAAGAACGGCAAGGTCATCAAGGTGACGCCATCCTGGGATGCCGCGGTCAACAAGGGCTGGACATGCGTCAAGGGCCAGTTCGGTTATGATTATGTCAATCATCCACAGCGCCTGACCACCCCGCTGATCCGGCGCAACGGGCAGTTGGAGCCGGCCACCTGGGACGAGGCGCTCGATCTGGTCGCCGGCCGCCTGCATCAGATTCGGCAGGAGAGCGGCCCGGACAGCATTGCGGTGCTGGCCTCGGCCAAGGCGACCAACGAAGAGAACTATTTGCTGCAAAAGATGGCGCGGCAGGTCATCGGGACGAACAACGTTGACCACTGCGCCCGCCTCTGACACAGCGCCACTGTGGCCGGTCTGGCCACTTCATTCGGGTCAGGAGCCATGACGAACTCGATCGAGGACGTCGCGACCCAGGCGAAGGCTTACTTCGTCATTGGCTCCAACACGACCGAGCAGCACCCCGTGATTGGGATGCGCCTGCGCCAGGCGGTCAAGCAGCGCGGCGCGAAGCTGATCGTGGCTGATCCGCGCAGCATTCCGCTGACCGACTTCGCCACGCTGCACCTGCGCCAGCGGCCCGGCACCGACATTGCCCTGCTCAACGGGATGATGTATGTGCTGATCAACGAGGAGTTGTACGACAAGGAGTTCGTCAGCCAGCGCACCGAGAACCTCGAGGAGATGAAGGCGGTAGTGATGAAGTACCCGCCGGAAGTCGCCAGCGAGATCACCGGCGTGCCCGCGGCGGATATCATCGAGGCGGCGCACATCCTGGCCGCAAACAAGCCGGGCGCGCTGCTCTACGCGATGGGCATTACGCAGCACCGCACCGGCACCCACAATGTGATGTCCTGCGCCAACCTGCAGATGCTGTTGGGCAACATGGGTGTGCCCGGCGGCGGCGTCAACCCGCTGCGTGGGCAGAACAATGTGCAGGGCGCGTGCGATATGGGCGGCCTGCCCAATGTCTACTCCGGCTATCAGCAGGTGGCGGTGGACGATGTGCGCAAGAAGTTCGAAGGCGCCTGGGGCGTGCCTCTGCCGCCCAAGCCCGGCTTGACCGTGGTGGAGATGATGAACGCCGCGGAACACGGCCAGATACGCGCGATCTACTGCATGGGCGAGAACCCGGTGCTAACCGACCCCGACAGCAACCATGTGCGGCGCTGCCTGACATCGCTCGATCTGCTGGTAGTGCAGGACATCTTCCTGAGCGAGACTGCCGCGCTGGCCGACGTAGTACTGCCGGTTGCAAGCTTCGTGGAGAAGGACGGCACCTTCACCAACACCGAACGCCGCGTGCAGTTGGTGCGGCGCGCGCTGCCTGCCCCGGGGCAAGCGCTGGCCGACTGGGAGGTGGTGATGGCGCTGGCGCAGCGCCTGCTGGCTCTCCGTACCAGCGGCGATGGCAGCGGCCGCCCCGAAGGTTCGCACGCGGGTTGGGAGTACCTCTCCCCGGCCGACATCATGGATGAGATCGCCAGCCTGACCCCCAGCTATGGCGGCATCCATCACTGGCGCCTGCAGAAGGCGGGCCTGCAGTGGCCCTGCCCCAACGACAACCACGCGGGCACTCCGATCCTGCACATCGGCAAGTTCACGCGCGGGCTGGGGCGCTTCAGCGCGGTCGAGCATGTGCCGCCGGCCGAACTGCCCGATGCCGAGTTCCCCCTGACGCTGACCACCGGGCGCCAGCTCTGGCACTACCACACCGGCAGCATGACGCGGCGCAGCAAGGGCCTGAATGCGCAGTCTCCCGAAGGCTTTGTGGACATCAACCCCGAAGACGCGCAGCCCAGCGCTATTCACGACGGCGATTGGGTGCAGGTGATCTCCCGTCGCGGCGAGCTGAAAACGAAGGCGCATATCACCGAAGATGTGCCGCCGGGCGTCGTTTTCATGACCTTCCACTTTGCAGAGGCCCCCGTCAACGCCCTGACCAACCCGGTGCTCGACCCCATCGCCAAGATTCCCGAATACAAGGCGTGCGCGGTGGCGATCAAACCGGTGACGAACGGGTACGGTAACGGAACGCACTGA
- a CDS encoding ferritin family protein has protein sequence MTDLPPIQEIVERAIRFEQESVQLYSNAALVARNGHVKARLEELAAEERGHVEKLESLRTTNIRWAIRRSRTERGTIPDLKLAETLAPRQLGPDADTQDVMVVAMQREKAAAEFYQAMAKMVDDPLARGLFEMLASEEMQHKYNVESTYEKAVYKAF, from the coding sequence ATGACAGACCTACCACCAATCCAGGAGATTGTTGAGCGGGCGATTCGATTCGAGCAGGAGTCGGTGCAGCTTTACAGCAACGCGGCGCTGGTGGCGCGCAACGGCCATGTCAAGGCGCGGCTGGAGGAACTGGCGGCCGAGGAACGCGGCCATGTCGAGAAGCTGGAGAGTCTGCGCACCACCAACATCCGCTGGGCCATCAGGCGCAGCCGCACAGAACGCGGGACCATCCCTGATCTCAAGCTGGCCGAAACCCTGGCACCGCGGCAGTTGGGGCCTGATGCCGATACGCAGGATGTGATGGTGGTGGCGATGCAGCGTGAGAAGGCCGCGGCCGAGTTCTACCAGGCGATGGCGAAAATGGTGGACGACCCCCTGGCGCGCGGCCTGTTCGAAATGCTCGCCAGTGAAGAGATGCAGCACAAGTACAACGTGGAAAGCACGTATGAAAAGGCTGTCTACAAAGCCTTTTGA
- a CDS encoding ATP-binding protein, with protein MSNSSSSSPSSPAPALRYRPTYRADELRLIGSLVERGESLGFVGIAGIGKSNLVNSLRDAGRMAAYLGAAASRVHFASVDATTWQKTPSSLWTLMAASLEALTPQWPAPAVDGAAIPFAEEERALQRLRNRLRVVCQEQQQQAVFVLDDFDGIFEAGPLAMLEQLNSLRSEGNRGRLSYLVFSKRLPHVLGRQHNLETGCKFYDLFCQHIYALEPYTASDAQQMLTYLNDKANRPLVHKDLAVIGGLSGGHSGLLKILFNLWSQEGCPANGRDVYFAGKADVQHECERIFAGLHAAERKAAVRVAQGRAADPQVVGHLVRRGLVSSSSPPTWFSPVMAHYLRTRRTTAQG; from the coding sequence ATGTCCAATTCATCTTCATCTTCACCTTCATCACCGGCGCCGGCGCTGCGCTATCGCCCGACCTACCGTGCGGACGAACTGCGCCTGATTGGCAGCCTGGTCGAGCGCGGGGAATCGCTCGGCTTCGTCGGCATTGCCGGCATCGGCAAGTCGAACCTGGTCAACTCCCTGCGCGATGCTGGGCGGATGGCCGCCTACCTGGGCGCCGCGGCCAGCCGGGTGCATTTTGCCAGCGTGGATGCCACAACCTGGCAGAAAACGCCGTCGAGCCTGTGGACGTTGATGGCGGCCAGCCTGGAAGCGTTGACCCCACAGTGGCCGGCCCCGGCCGTGGATGGCGCGGCCATTCCCTTTGCCGAAGAAGAGCGCGCCCTGCAGCGTCTGCGTAACCGCCTGCGCGTGGTGTGCCAGGAACAGCAGCAGCAGGCGGTCTTTGTGCTGGATGACTTCGATGGTATTTTCGAGGCCGGCCCCTTGGCCATGTTGGAGCAACTGAACTCACTGCGCAGCGAAGGCAACCGCGGGCGCCTGAGCTACCTGGTGTTCAGCAAGCGCTTGCCCCATGTGCTGGGGCGTCAGCATAACCTGGAGACCGGCTGCAAATTCTACGATCTCTTCTGCCAGCACATCTACGCGCTGGAACCGTACACGGCCAGCGATGCCCAGCAGATGCTGACCTACCTGAACGACAAGGCCAACCGGCCACTGGTGCATAAGGACCTGGCCGTTATCGGGGGGCTGTCCGGCGGTCACAGCGGTCTGCTCAAGATCCTGTTCAACCTCTGGAGCCAGGAAGGTTGTCCGGCCAACGGGCGCGATGTCTATTTCGCCGGCAAGGCCGATGTGCAGCATGAGTGCGAACGGATCTTCGCCGGCCTACACGCGGCAGAGCGCAAGGCCGCGGTGCGGGTGGCCCAGGGCCGCGCCGCGGACCCGCAGGTCGTGGGGCACCTGGTGCGCCGCGGCCTGGTCAGCAGCAGCAGCCCGCCGACCTGGTTCAGCCCAGTCATGGCGCACTATCTGCGGACGCGCAGGACAACGGCACAAGGCTAA
- a CDS encoding FAD-dependent oxidoreductase — protein sequence MATNNFRANILVCGGTGCTASGAHELVDNLQAEIARQGLAREIEVVPTGCRGFCAMGPVMMIYPEGIFYTQVQPADVPELVEETLLKGRVVERLTYHEPKDQAALPFYKDIPFYGKQLRIALRNCGMIDPDSIEEYIARGGYEALGKALTSMSQEDVLREMKDSGLRGRGGAGFLAGLKWEFCYKAPGNVKYVICNADEGDPGAFMDRSILEGDPHSVIEGMIIGAYAIGATHGYIYCRAEYPLAVKRLTQAIAQAHELGLLGERILESDFSFDMTVKEGAGAFVCGEETALMASIEGRRGEPRPRPPFPAVSGLWGKPTNINNVETWANVPQIISNGAKWFASIGTEKSKGTKVFALTGKVNNTGLVEVPMGITLGEIVYDVGGGIPNGKKFKAVQTGGPLGGCLPATHLNTPVDYDSLTAAGATMGSGGMIVVDEDTCMVEFSKFFLTFSAAESCGKCIPCRIGGTRMLEVLTRITEGKGTMADLELIKELATGMRTGSLCGLGQLTPSPVLSTMRYFLDEYIAHIEEKRCPAGACQPLVRAGCVNACPAQVDTPAYLALVAQGRYAEGLEIHRESNPFALICGRVCPAFCEHKCRRGQIDTPIAIRMVKRFMADQEYEQPWTPPIYRPPQRKRVAVVGAGPGGLTAGLRLAQQGYRVSVFEALPQPGGMMTYGIPAYRLPRAPLFSEVENIKRAGVEIYNNMALGRDFSLDDLQKTGVKVQADASAGNGNGRGVTTLPPFDAVVLALGSHKSRKLQIPGEDKTGVYHGVTFLREIALGHAPDVAGKRIGIVGGGDVAIDVARSAWRLGAAEVHVIYRRTEEDMPAHKEEIHAAHAEGVQFHFLVNPVSVLGDGQVTGVCLRPQRLAEFDEGGRRRPKAIEGADFDLALDMLVPAIGQTTDFDWMPADDSSVQTNWNSVLKTDDAFQTTRPGVFACGDAVSGPATVVGAVAQGNQVAQVVDHWLQTGQAVRPIIQAKRHDFAQTVNLDDYTDAERPLIPLIPVARRLQGDAFQEVETGFDLATAQAEAARCLRCDLEWLQRMKLPVPKREFA from the coding sequence ATGGCAACAAACAATTTTCGAGCTAACATCCTCGTGTGCGGGGGCACCGGCTGCACCGCCTCCGGGGCGCACGAGTTGGTAGACAACCTGCAGGCCGAGATCGCCCGCCAGGGCCTGGCGCGTGAGATCGAGGTGGTGCCCACGGGCTGCCGCGGCTTTTGCGCCATGGGCCCGGTGATGATGATCTACCCCGAAGGCATCTTCTACACGCAGGTGCAGCCGGCCGATGTGCCGGAGCTGGTGGAAGAGACCCTGCTCAAGGGACGCGTGGTCGAACGCCTGACCTACCATGAGCCGAAGGACCAGGCCGCGCTGCCCTTCTACAAGGACATTCCATTCTACGGCAAGCAACTCCGCATCGCCCTGCGCAACTGCGGCATGATTGACCCCGACAGCATCGAGGAGTACATTGCGCGCGGCGGCTATGAGGCGCTGGGCAAAGCGTTGACCAGCATGAGCCAGGAAGATGTGCTGCGCGAGATGAAGGACAGCGGCTTGCGCGGGCGCGGCGGCGCAGGTTTCCTGGCCGGCCTGAAGTGGGAGTTCTGCTACAAGGCGCCCGGCAATGTCAAATACGTCATCTGCAACGCGGACGAGGGCGACCCCGGCGCGTTCATGGACCGCTCGATCCTGGAGGGCGACCCGCACAGCGTGATCGAAGGGATGATCATCGGCGCGTACGCGATTGGCGCCACGCACGGCTACATTTACTGCCGCGCGGAATACCCGCTGGCGGTCAAGCGCCTCACGCAGGCGATTGCCCAGGCGCATGAGCTGGGCCTGTTGGGCGAGCGCATCCTGGAGAGCGACTTTTCCTTCGACATGACCGTGAAAGAGGGCGCGGGCGCGTTCGTCTGCGGCGAGGAGACCGCGCTGATGGCCTCCATCGAGGGACGCCGCGGGGAGCCACGGCCGCGGCCACCCTTCCCGGCCGTCTCCGGCCTGTGGGGCAAGCCCACGAATATCAACAATGTGGAAACGTGGGCCAATGTGCCGCAAATCATCTCCAACGGCGCCAAGTGGTTTGCCAGCATCGGCACCGAGAAGAGTAAGGGGACCAAGGTCTTTGCCCTCACCGGTAAGGTCAACAACACCGGCCTGGTCGAGGTGCCGATGGGCATCACCCTGGGCGAGATCGTCTACGACGTGGGCGGCGGCATTCCCAACGGCAAGAAGTTCAAGGCGGTGCAAACCGGCGGCCCGCTGGGCGGCTGTCTGCCGGCCACGCACCTCAACACACCGGTGGACTATGACAGCCTGACCGCGGCCGGCGCGACGATGGGGTCGGGCGGCATGATCGTGGTGGACGAAGACACCTGCATGGTGGAGTTCTCCAAGTTCTTCCTGACCTTCTCCGCGGCCGAGAGCTGCGGCAAGTGCATCCCCTGCCGCATCGGCGGCACGCGCATGTTGGAAGTGCTGACCCGCATCACCGAGGGCAAAGGCACGATGGCCGACCTGGAGCTGATCAAGGAGCTGGCAACCGGCATGCGCACCGGTTCGCTGTGCGGTCTGGGCCAACTGACGCCATCGCCGGTGCTGAGCACCATGCGCTACTTCCTGGATGAGTACATCGCGCACATCGAGGAGAAGCGCTGCCCGGCCGGCGCCTGCCAGCCGCTGGTGCGCGCCGGCTGCGTCAACGCCTGCCCGGCGCAGGTGGACACGCCGGCCTACCTGGCGCTGGTCGCGCAGGGACGTTACGCCGAAGGGTTGGAGATTCACCGTGAGTCCAACCCCTTCGCGCTGATCTGCGGCCGCGTCTGCCCGGCCTTCTGCGAACACAAATGCCGCCGCGGCCAGATTGACACCCCCATCGCCATCCGCATGGTCAAACGCTTCATGGCCGACCAGGAATACGAGCAGCCCTGGACCCCGCCCATCTACCGGCCGCCGCAGCGCAAGCGCGTTGCAGTGGTGGGCGCCGGCCCTGGCGGTCTGACAGCCGGCCTGCGCCTGGCCCAGCAGGGCTACCGCGTCAGCGTTTTCGAGGCGCTGCCGCAGCCGGGCGGTATGATGACCTATGGCATCCCCGCCTATCGCCTGCCGCGTGCGCCGCTCTTCTCCGAAGTCGAAAACATCAAGCGCGCCGGCGTGGAAATCTACAACAACATGGCCCTGGGCCGCGATTTCAGCCTGGACGATCTGCAGAAGACCGGGGTTAAGGTCCAGGCGGACGCCAGCGCCGGCAACGGCAACGGCCGCGGCGTCACCACCCTGCCGCCCTTCGACGCGGTTGTCCTGGCCCTGGGCAGCCACAAGAGCCGCAAGCTGCAAATCCCCGGCGAGGACAAGACCGGCGTCTACCACGGCGTGACATTCCTGCGGGAGATTGCGCTGGGTCATGCGCCGGACGTGGCCGGTAAGCGCATCGGCATCGTCGGCGGCGGCGATGTGGCGATTGACGTGGCGCGCTCAGCCTGGCGCCTGGGCGCGGCCGAGGTGCATGTCATCTACCGGCGCACCGAGGAGGACATGCCCGCGCACAAGGAAGAGATCCATGCCGCGCACGCGGAGGGCGTGCAGTTCCATTTTCTGGTCAACCCGGTTTCTGTGCTGGGCGACGGCCAGGTCACCGGGGTGTGCCTGCGGCCGCAGCGGCTGGCCGAGTTCGATGAGGGCGGGCGCCGCCGGCCCAAGGCCATCGAAGGCGCAGACTTCGACCTGGCGTTGGACATGCTGGTACCGGCCATCGGGCAGACCACCGACTTCGACTGGATGCCTGCGGACGACAGCAGCGTGCAAACCAACTGGAACAGCGTGCTCAAGACTGATGACGCGTTCCAGACCACGCGGCCCGGCGTGTTTGCCTGCGGCGATGCCGTCAGCGGCCCGGCCACGGTCGTCGGCGCGGTGGCGCAGGGCAACCAGGTGGCGCAGGTGGTGGATCACTGGCTGCAAACCGGCCAGGCGGTGCGGCCGATCATCCAGGCGAAGCGCCACGATTTTGCGCAGACGGTCAACCTGGATGATTACACCGACGCCGAGCGCCCGCTGATCCCGTTGATTCCGGTCGCCCGCCGCCTGCAGGGCGACGCCTTCCAGGAAGTGGAGACCGGCTTTGATCTGGCTACTGCGCAGGCTGAAGCGGCCCGCTGCCTGCGCTGCGATCTGGAGTGGCTGCAGCGCATGAAGCTGCCGGTGCCGAAACGTGAGTTCGCTTAG